One Brachyhypopomus gauderio isolate BG-103 chromosome 15, BGAUD_0.2, whole genome shotgun sequence genomic region harbors:
- the gdf10a gene encoding growth/differentiation factor 10 — protein MAFKHVFLVHLLTFWISSVGGAASESDVSHSVVDMPPALGDSAAHVSQHMLKLYHTYSRELRGSKDENTVRSFQAKPESIEQRVLYQLNLSSLQDSEVILATTLHFFFDKRPRQRSWFCKRLKNPSCRMQSLHHMPSFRLLFRSPSAASPVGLNLGNITIYPHRRGIWQTKDISHIIKEARHRKHFVITLEFDYGEKYQRYQDQLSASTLPYILVYANDLAISEPNSIALGLQRYDPSPSEEQTTQSPNSSPDMRVKRDLYFADPIQNNELPEVEYNDFKQHDMWESTYMVLKPKSSRKERRKKGQEHADEPSTSQVLSFDEKTMKKARRRQWREPRSCSRRHLKVDFADIGWSEWILSPKSFDAYYCAGTCEFPIPKIVRPSNHATIQSIVKTVGIIPGIPEPCCVPEKMNSLTVMFLDESKNIVLKIYPNMSVESCACR, from the exons ATGGCGTTTAAACACGTCTTTCTGGTGCATCTGCTAACTTTCTGGATCAGTTCTGTTGGCGGGGCAGCGTCGGAGTCAGATGTGAGCCACAGTGTTGTGGACATGCCGCCTGCGCTCGGTGACAGCGCAGCGCACGTTTCCCAGCACATGTTGAagctctaccacacatacagcaGAGAACTCCGTGGATCTAAAGATGAGAACACCGTGAGGAGTTTTCAAGCGAAGCCTG AAAGCATAGAGCAAAGAGTTCTGTACCAGCTCAATCTCAGTTCTCTCCAAGACTCTGAGGTGATTCTTGCTACCACACTTCACTTCTTCTTCGACAAACGTCCACGTCAGAGGTCCTGGTTCTGCAAGCGCCTCAAGAACCCTTCCTGTCGCATGCAGAGCCTTCACCACATGCCCTCGTTTCGCCTCCTTTTCCGAAGCCCTTCTGCGGCTTCTCCTGTGGGGTTAAATCTTGGAAACATCACCATATATCCACACAGACGGGGGATATGGCAAACCAAGGATATATCGCATATTATAAAAGAGGCAAGGCATAGGAAACATTTTGTGATAACACTGGAGTTTGACTATGGAGAAAAGTATCAGAGGTATCAGGACCAGCTTTCAGCATCTACCCTGCCGTACATACTTGTATATGCCAATGACCTGGCCATATCAGAGCCCAACAGCATAGCCTTGGGTTTACAGAGGTACGACCCCTCCCCTTCAGAGGAGCAGACTACTCAGTCTCCAAACTCCTCACCTGACATGCGCGTCAAGCGGGACTTGTATTTTGCTGACCCCATCCAGAACAACGAACTCCCAGAGGTGGAATACAACGACTTTAAGCAGCACGATATGTGGGAAAGCACTTACATGGTGCTGAAGCCAAAGTCCTCCAGAAAGGAGCGGCGAAAAAAAGGCCAGGAGCACGCTGACGAACCGAGCACGTCTCAGGTCCTCAGCTTTGATGAGAAAACCATGAAGAAAGCACGGAGGAGACAGTGGAGAGAACCTCGCAGCTGCTCCAGGAGGCACCTCAAGGTGGACTTCGCAGACATTGGCTGGAGCGAATGGATCTTGTCCCCTAAGTCCTTTGACGCTTACTACTGCGCAGGAACGTGTGAATTCCCCATACCTAAG ATTGTTCGCCCTTCCAACCATGCAACGATCCAGAGCATAGTGAAGACAGTGGGCATCATTCCGGGTATCCCAGAGCCATGCTGTGTACCTGAGAAAATGAACTCTCTCACTGTAATGTTCCTGGATGAGTCCAAAAACATTGTATTAAAGATCTACCCCAACATGTCTGTCGAGTCATGTGCCTGTCGGTAG